One Anaerobranca gottschalkii DSM 13577 genomic window carries:
- a CDS encoding SIS domain-containing protein, translating into MYIYIKQQGKVLKNIIENRKKFFELVVNQFKEVKVDSIIVVGSGSSYNAIMASKHFLQKILGIEVKIHFPYSFNCYEQVFSNNSLIIGISQTGSSTETVNALIKARGKGAHTLAITAYKDAYLAEVADKTLILACGDENSEFKTKGYTSTILTLLLIALEVGLSEQKISKDKYDEYIQELLRITDTYDKLIDKAIDWYTLNKNEFLEMDNTTVIGVGPNYGTALEASIKLIETNYFMSSSYELEEYLHGPNMALGDRSYIFYLLGEGKYHKKMEKLYKYTKNLTDYVYVIRNGENIGDRRSFSFNFTEYEDFSPLQYIVPFQILCYNRAEDLNFDLSKVRYPDFQCHMAIRK; encoded by the coding sequence ATGTATATTTATATTAAACAGCAAGGAAAAGTATTAAAAAACATTATAGAAAATAGAAAGAAATTTTTTGAATTAGTAGTAAATCAATTTAAAGAAGTTAAAGTTGATAGTATTATAGTAGTAGGATCTGGGTCTTCTTATAATGCGATAATGGCTTCTAAACACTTTTTACAAAAAATTTTAGGGATTGAGGTAAAAATACATTTTCCTTATAGTTTTAATTGTTACGAGCAAGTGTTCAGTAATAACTCTTTAATTATTGGAATCTCACAAACTGGCTCTAGTACTGAAACTGTAAATGCACTAATAAAAGCTAGGGGAAAAGGTGCACATACGTTGGCTATAACTGCTTATAAAGATGCATATTTAGCAGAAGTTGCTGATAAAACTTTAATATTAGCTTGTGGTGATGAAAACTCAGAATTTAAGACTAAAGGTTATACTTCAACAATATTAACATTATTATTAATAGCATTAGAGGTAGGATTATCAGAACAAAAGATAAGTAAGGATAAATACGATGAATATATTCAAGAACTTTTACGTATTACTGATACTTATGATAAGTTAATAGATAAAGCTATAGATTGGTATACATTAAATAAGAATGAGTTTTTAGAGATGGATAATACAACAGTGATTGGAGTAGGTCCTAATTATGGTACTGCGCTGGAGGCTAGTATAAAGTTGATTGAAACTAACTATTTTATGTCATCATCTTATGAGTTAGAAGAGTATCTTCATGGACCTAATATGGCTTTAGGGGATAGGAGTTATATATTTTACTTATTAGGTGAAGGTAAATATCATAAAAAAATGGAAAAACTATATAAGTATACTAAAAATCTTACTGATTATGTATATGTTATAAGAAATGGGGAAAATATTGGTGATAGGAGGAGTTTCAGTTTTAATTTTACTGAATATGAAGATTTTTCTCCTTTACAATATATAGTTCCATTCCAAATACTATGTTATAATAGAGCAGAAGATTTAAATTTTGATTTATCTAAGGTAAGATATCCAGATTTTCAATGTCATATGGCTATTAGGAAATAA
- a CDS encoding PTS fructose transporter subunit IIB — protein MKILGVTSCPTGIAHTYMAAKALEKEAKARGYEIKVETQGSIGIENEITYEDLEGAKVVIITNETAIKGLDRFKGIPIVKVSIGDLIKKTGKILDVIEEKLK, from the coding sequence ATGAAGATTTTAGGTGTAACATCATGTCCAACAGGAATAGCTCATACTTATATGGCAGCGAAAGCTTTAGAGAAGGAAGCAAAAGCTAGAGGATATGAAATTAAAGTGGAAACCCAAGGTTCAATAGGTATAGAAAATGAAATAACTTATGAAGATCTTGAGGGGGCTAAAGTTGTAATAATTACTAATGAAACCGCTATCAAAGGTTTAGATAGATTTAAAGGTATTCCGATAGTTAAAGTATCGATTGGAGATTTAATTAAAAAAACTGGGAAGATATTAGATGTGATTGAAGAAAAATTGAAGTAA